The Colletotrichum destructivum chromosome 7, complete sequence genome contains the following window.
ATTTGGACTTGGGATTTTTGTTATGGGTTCGACGATGCAAAGAAAGGGAGCGAACCGCCATCACCGGTTGCCGGCGCAAACTCTTTGGGTATTCATACCGTCCATCATTTTTTTGAGCGGGAAAACAGAGTGATACGGcgcttttttctttctttctcctcaTCGGGATGCTGAGCGATGCATACATCCTAGCATAGATACCAGAGCTTTTGGGTATGAATGACACACCTTGCTGCCTGTAGATGGGCCAGGTTGATGTTTCTTGAAATCTTGACGTGTTCGAGTGGCTCGATGCGATGTGTGATGAGCCTTCTAACCTCGTCGCCAGTGCCACCTTTCGGTTCTGTCCCGGCCGGATGCGCGCAGGAATCGACAACTTCTCGTCGAGAAAAGACGCCACGATAAATGGAGGGCTGATCGTGTTGCTTTCTGGAAGAGCGCAGAACAGTATTCTAAAAGGGATTCTTCGTGGTTGTTGGGCCCGTGAAATTATTGAGGGTTTTGAGAATGAAGACAGGCGGGTTTGCAGGGCCACAGACCGCTTACAGGTTTCCGACCTCTTTGAAAATGCCAGAGGAACACACCAGCCTTGGTACTCTGTTCGGTGAGACGTGGTGGAGTTGACGAAACAGTCGTTGAGGTGTGTTTTGATGACTGTGATCCTCGAGCTGCTACCAAAGCGCCAACGATCACGATCGATATCCGATGGCAGAGTATTCTTGCCGAACGTCAAAGAGTCCACGTGGGTCGTCTAGTACGAGGCGATTTCGAAGCTCTGAAAGTCGCCCTGTAAGCGGGGAGCAGCGCCTCAAATATCCGACACACGAGCGAATCACGCAATCGATGGTGACATTTGCCCATCAGCCTCGCCTTCAAAGAATGGCGGCGAGATCATCTCAACTTTGCATTACTCGGAGACGGAAAGCATCGGCTTTACGTACGCAACCGAAAGGGTCATAGGATCTGTTCGACCATATTTGCTGTATCTGTGTGCCCCCGAATGAGACGCGGCCTCTAAGATGCAGTCGATGCTGCCAGAGGCACCTTGCAGTTCGAAGAGGACCGTTTGTTCAGGAGGAGCATTTCGTTGAAACCCATGTTACGTAATCCCGATGCCCCGCGCTTGAAGTTCTAAGCACGCGCCCGCCAACAACTCCACCCATCTCCGATATACCAcctccaaaaaaaaaacccccacGGCCCCGAAAGAACCCATCCCCGGCCGACAtccgcccgccggcgccgccgcctgtcCACGACGACTTCCAACCCATCTACCAAACCCGACCGTCCTAACCAACTCACCAGGCTTCTATCAACCAGCCACTCTTTCTCACACGACCGCCCAGGATGCAGGGCTTCAATATGGGACGCTATGTCCCCCCGGACCTCGAGGGCACCACCTCGGGCAACAAGCTCCACGGCAAACatgccctcggcgcccgcgCCTCCAAGCTCGCCTCGTCCGGCATCCTCACGGTCCGGTTCGAGATGCCCTATGCCATCTGGTGTTCCACCTGCCCCAAGcccaccatcatcggccaGGGCGTGCGCTTcaacgccgagaagaagcgcgtcGGTAGCTATCACTCGACACCAGTGTGGCAGTTCCGCATGCGCCACGCCGACTGCGGCGGCTGGGTCGAGATCCAGACGGACCCGCAGAACACGGCGTACGTCGTTGTCTCGGGGGCCAAGAAGCGCGACACCGGGGatgacgacaacaacaacaacaacaagacgccgggggagggggagatgGTCATTATGACAGACGAGGAACGCCAGAAGCTGCGCAGCAGTGCGTTTGCGAGCCTCGAAAAGACGATTGAGGACCGTGAGCAGCTCGTGCGGGCGACGGAGcgcatcgacgagctcgaggacatGTCCAAGAAGCGGTGGGACGACCCTTACGCGCGCAACAAGGCGCTGCGCAGCACGTTCCGCGCGGGACGACACCAGCGCGAGAGGGACGCCGCCGTAGGTGAGGCTTTGAAGGACAGAATGAGCCTGGGCATTGACCTCGTCcccgagacggaggaggatgTGCGGAGGGCGAGGCTGGTGGATTTTGGGCCtggtgatgacgacgatgccgggGACGCAGGGCACAAAGCCCTCTCGAAGCCGCTTTTCTCATCGTCTGCGGTGGGGGCCTCGGAtggaaagaagaacaagcagAACAAGAAGACCGGCGGCAAAGATCTGCCCAGAGGGACCCCCAAAGCGGCGTTGCTCGCGTCCAAGAGGAGAAACGACATCGTGACCGAGATCGTCGGGAACACACGCATGGCGCGGGATCCGTTCCTGGCGGAGGCCAGGGCGGagaggacgccggcgaggattCCCGGATTGAAGCGGAAGCGCGaagcggaggaggggaagggcgCGAGAGAAGGGACGCAAAAGcccgttggcgatggcgggccTAGCCTGCCCGCCTCTAGAACCCTAGTGGGTTATGGTTCCGAGTCGGATTGAGATATTTTAGGTGTACGGATATGGTGTTTGGGCAGGTTCTGTGTTGATTGAAGATACCCAGGGTTCGGTTTGACGTTACTAAAAAAAAGAACCGAGACGAGTGACAATCGCATGTTCATAACATGCGAAAAGCATGCCGAACAATGCAGTAAGGAAAGGGGCAATGGCGACTGCGTGTCACATTGTCTTGTAGTAGACAAGAGTACCTACATTTCTGAACCTTTAAACGGAACAATGGATTCGAGTCACGTACACCAGTGGAAAGTGGCCAGTACTATGTGCGAATGCGACATCTTTGAACTATCTGATTGCTCCGGAAGCAACTGGGCTGACTTGTGCGAATAACCAGGGATCCAATCTGGGGTAGTATGAGTGTGCTGACACGCCTCCCCATCTCCATCGGTCAGATCTCGCTGTTCAAGGCATGACCGTAGTTATAATTCAGTTCGCGCCTCGTGCTATTCCGTCTCGTGTAGAACTCCAAGGTTGATACCCATAAAATGCCCTGCCATATCCATTAAACCCAAAAAAAATTTAAATTGAAAACGAACCTCCCGGCCGCCACTTCTTAAGAGCAGGACAGGGAGGGTGGAAGAATGCAAAGACCAATCGAAACCTGTGGGATATAAGTTTCCTGCGACGCCAGTTCCATGAATGCTCTTCTAGCTGAGGTCCACTTCCAAGTCGTTAACGTCTTCATACATCGTCCAGTCGACCGGCCGgttcctcgtcatcgtccccGAAACTGCCGACGGAGGAcatgtcatcgtcgtcgtcgctctcggcaccggcctcgtcggcggcatcttTGCTCGCGTACTTTTGTACATACTCTGCATTCGTTTGGTCAGCGAGGCTTCTTCACAACCTCCCCGTATGTATGGATGTTCTCCACGCACCCTTTACTTTGGCGTCGTAGCTCTTGGGTTCCCTTATCATCagagccgccgcctcgccgttAAGGGGATCTGTCGGGTTCGGGTACCGAAGAAGCTGGGGCAGGAAGACCTCGAAAATGTTGATCATGTCGAACATGGGTGACCAGGTCTGGTTGATAACATCCAGACAGACTGAACCCGATCTACGCAGTTTCGCTCAATCAGTTCCTCGTCCAATTTCTTTCAACCTATGCAGGCCCCTCTCGAATGTTTGCTACTCACAGCTCGTCAATATTGGGGTGGAAGATGCGGTTCACGAATCCGATGCTCGGCGACTTGTAGGGGTATTGGTCGGGGAGTTCGACATGGACCTTCCATACGCCGCCTTCAAACGGAGCTGCGCAATGTCAACATGGTAAAGTATTACTTGAAGTTATGTATTACTGACTCTCGGTAGGCCCCTTGAATCGCACATAGAACTCTTGCCTTGTTTAATCGTTAGGGTGAGTGGACGTCGATCGATGTATCTTGACCTTACACTTGGGCGTGTTAGTCGCGGGGGCTGGAAGCTGAAGAGCGGTGGCAAAAGGAAAACTTACTGTTGTCATTCACCAAGGTGACCTCATAGTCACTCATCAGCCTACACGGGTCAGTTTAGAAAACACATAAGGGCTTGTCGGCGGTTCGCACATCCTAGATCAGGTTAGCTGGTCATCAACGTCGTGGCGTGACATAGGCGACTGTACTTCATAACCTGGGCAAGAAAGACAGAGCTATCAGTCACTCGGAACTCCATGCAATCGTAAGCCAAGGTAGGTGTTTTGGTCTTACATCAGTCTCGATTCTTCTTCGTGGGCTACTCATCTTGTCTGTTGCGCGCGGGGCGGGGTGTTTAGAGAACGCTTAGATGTCCGGGCTCGGCAGTTGGCCCAAGATCGCTTCGGGGTGCGATGGTTCGTTGTCTGCGCAAAAGGTCTTGTATGCCTGAGCTTGTCGTGGGTAATAGATTCGGCTCTGGTTGTGGGAAAGTAGTGTACGTCGGGCTTGGTTTTGAAATCGGAAGGAAAGATGTTGGTTGCAaagaggggaggaagaggaggaggtcggaTCGGGTTCCTGACGCCAAGTCACGCGCAATGATGATGTGGGCGATCCCGGACCATTGTTGATAAGTGTTAACGATAAGGGGCAAGGTGGGTCCGAAGATTAAGCGGCTAAACTCGGAGCATTCAGCTCCTACGGATACTTAGGTGTTGCACTAGCCTGAAATGAAAAGTAAGACAACGTGAATCTTCCTTTGTCGCAGGAAACAATCCGAAAAAtgaaaaaaggaaaaaagaaatcgggggcggggggtgggagggcTGGAGGAAGTGACTGGGAAATAAAGGTTCTCGGGATGGCTCAAAGACTAGTACATTGTATCCGGGAAGAAGGGGACTGAACATCCCACATTATGGGCTCAGTTCGTGGAGACAGTATGAAGCTCATTACTCAATCGCTGTCAGGAGCGCAAGATCATCAGTCATGTCGACTCATGGAGGCTGCGAACATGATGCAATCATTCCATGCCGGATGGGCAACACCTTCAgggccgctgccgccagaCCCATGGGTATTGTCTACAAGGAATGACCCATCGTGTCACGACAACACCACGGGTGCATACTCAGTACGGACTACGGACAGCGGAAAACTAGGCACCCGCTGTCACAAGCCACCTCAGTAAGAAGAACACCGTATGCGGGTGGGTTCTACATGATAGATAGCAGATACTCTCCTGACTCCAGCTATCTCTTACAGCGATATGAAGTTACCTAGGAATGGTTCCGTGTTGGGGAATACTCCGCGGCCCCTGCGGCAAAAGGACAAATCAAACATCGTTTGAAAAGTTAGGCCAGGCGGACAACATGCCTGCAAGCCGAGCTTACTGCCCGGGCTAAAGAAGGGAGCCTGGGActcctcgagcgccgccCCTGCGAAGAGCCGAGATCAGATGGTCTACCGCCGGGCCCGAGGCAAACTtgcctcggtctcggcccCAAAATCAGCTGTGTGATAGAGGAGAAACGGCAGAGTGCACTGTAAAGCATAGGACGGCTCACTATTCCCTGGTGGGGAAAGACACTGGGCCGTGGGGAAGAAGGGTACGGCAGACATGCCAACCACAGCGCCTCGACCAGAAACCGACCAATGATGGTGGCTCTTTGGGTTGGACCGGACTCGGACTTTCCACCGTCGTCCAGCACCCAGGTAGGTAACTAGGTAGTTAACTTGCGCTTGGGGAAGGAATACGCCCCCACTCTTATTCTCTGTCCTAGCGAAGCGGCGGGAACAAAACACCACGGGTAATTTTTGGAGATACTCAATTCTACGCAGCAAAAACCATCATGACTTGAACAATAAAACATGCGCTTCGCCCTAAACATCAACCACTTTCGAAACTTTCATCCACACGTTTTCCAATAAGAAAAAAACATCACGCGACCATCGCCATTGATTTTGCATCTTCCCATAGCCCCTATCGCCTGCGTTCGCTCATTGCATTTTATGCACTGAATTCcctcaaaaaaaaaaaaaaaaggtacTTGACCAGACACATGTCTCGCCCTATTATCCGAAGTACCTATCTGAGGTCGTGTGCATCTGTACTCAGAATCACGCGACCCTCAACAGCAGCGTCTCTGATGTGGCCCGCTTGTCCCGCCGCGATGCGACAACCCCAGATGCGACACAGCTCGCATTCCCCCATGGGCACGCCTCTTGCGAACCAGAGGAAAAAAGTCACCATTGGTTCCCTGCGCAATCTGTACAGGAAGCGCGAACCAATCACAGTTATCACCGCGCACGACTTCCCCAGCGCTCACGTTGCGGACCATGCTGGCATGGATATAATCCTAGTAGGCGACAGCCTGGCCATGGTTGCTCTTGGCATGGAAGACACAAGCGAGGTTGTCGTTGACGAAATGCTGCTGCATTGCCGCTCTGTTGCGAGGGCCACCAAATCCGCCTTTACTGTAAGTGCTTAACACCCTGCATTTCAACCCCTGAGACCTCTCAACTCATTCGGAAACAGGTCGGCGATTTGCCCATGGGCAGTTATGAGATTGCCCCGGAGCAGGCCTTGGAGACGGCCATCCGCTTTGTCAAAGAGGGCCGGATGCAAGGCGTCaagctcgagggcggcaaggaaATGGCGTCGACCATCCGAAAGATCACGTCCGCGGGCATCCCTGTCCTCGGCCACGTGGGCTTGACGCCGCAAAGGCAGAACTCGCTGGGAGGCTTCAGAGTCCAGGGCAAGACGTCCGGCGGCGCTCTTAagctcctcgaggatgcGCTGGCCGTGCAGGAGGCTGGCGCCTTTGCTATGGTCGTTGAAGCTGTCCCCGCCGAGGTGGCTACGCTCGTTACTGAGAAGCTGTCGGTCCCCACTATCGGCATCGGCGCTGGCAATGGCTGCTCGGGCCAGGTCTTGGTGCAAGTCGACATGACCGGGAACTTTCCTCCCGGGCGTTTCCTGCCCAAGTTTGTCAAGAAGTACGGCAACGTCTGGGGCGAGAGTCTCAAGGCCATTGAGACCTACCGCGACGAGGTGAAGAGCCGGCAATACCCTGCGCCGGAGCATACATACCCCATCTCGAGGGAAGAGCTCGAGGCCTTTGCCGATACTCTGGAGAAATTGTAAGAAGCTGTTGACTGTCAGCTGCTAGAGCATCGCATAGCATTAGATTCGGGCTGCATTACCGGTGTTTTGGGGGGTTGTAGGCGGAGGCATTTGCATCATTTGGCCAGACGTAGGATACCATTCAACAGCGTGCTTGCTGGGCCTCAGCCAAAAGCTGGGTTCATGGCGTAAGAAATGACAAGTTGACCACTTGAGTCTTTGAAACACTGGTGCATTACGTTAGCAAGAGTTCCCGTGACAAAGTTTCAGTGTCTGTAACTCACGCTGTGCAAGTTGCCAACGATCTCGTCGAGAGAGGGCGCGAAAGAGTCATTGACGTAGCAGAAGACGCTGTCTGATTCCTGGAGCTTGAGTCTCTTGCGCAGATACCAGATGACGGTATGGAACGTCTGAGTAGACGAGATTTTGGCTACGccccgggcgaggaggggggcgttTCCGACAGCCTTGAacttgacgacgaccttgtcTGACGGGTACTCGCCAGCACTGGCCAAGGCAGAAGCGACATCTGGCGGTTGAGCTGTAAgaatggccgaggcggacaTGGTAAGCGGTATCTCGGGGGAGGTTGAACGATCCGGGATGGTTGCTGGCGCTGGTGAGGCCGAGCCTGACCTCGGTATGCCGGGTGAGGTAAGGTCTGTCGCCATTGTCGATGCTTGGAGAGACACTGTGGTTTCTATCAACGGATTTTATGGCTCAGCCAGCAAGTAGCAGCCGTAGGGATCGTGGGAATCTTTCTGGCTGGCTTTGTTATCGTTTAGTGTGGGTGAATTGCACAACATGAGGTGAGAAAGTGGCAGTGGAGCTGGATGTGAGTGAGCGGACCTAAAAGTACCTAGTTACCTAGGCATCCATCCCCCAGAGCAGGCAGGCGGACGTGGTTGTGGGGCACCGTCCGGTTTGCTTTCCTGGAAGGTGCCTGACTGGAGCCCCGCGAGCCGATCGCTTGCCTACCAACAAGCCCCTGGTACGCTCTCCAGGCACCCTTGCCCACTGAGAAGCGACTTACCAAGGAAGCTAGGTAGGAATGGTTGAGGATGAGGGGCAGGCAGTTCTACCCACGCATGTTTCATTTCAAGCAGTAGCATTGCGATCAAATATTTGCCTCCCGCTCCGCTAAGATCATCATTATTTCTCTACCTAACTACTTGTATACTTATGGACAAGTGTTCTTAATTCACTTGGTTAAGCCGGCCCATTGGGCAATTTATGTCGCCATTCGGCCGTATCTACTCATGCTTCTGCACAGCTGCTAAACGGCGACGGGATAAGACAGGATCTCGCGGCGAGACACTCCAAAGCAGATCGCGATGCATGGGTGACATGTACGACCACCCTTGGCCTGGCGGCGAGTGGCGCCGAATCGGTTTCTTCCGCTCCCACCGCAATCTGCGCCATCTTTACACAGAGGCACTTTCCAGCTGTTGTCAACTCAGTTGAGGGGGTTGGTGCTGAAGGGACTCAAGAGGTGGGACACGCTTGTTGACAGTCAGACGGGCAAGGATGACATGAAGGAAATCAGGACTAGATTGAATCTAGACTCGGCGTTTCTGCTGCTATGGTAGGAGAATCCCGATCCTGCCTGCAATACGTCCAGGGCAGTGTTCAAATCCAACCCTCCTCCTGCGCCACGCTGTCGCCAACATTCATGATATATTTGTCGGCGATTCACCTCCAACTGTCCTCCGTCTATTTATACAACACTGCATCCTAAATATCGTGTGACAGACACTACGCACTCCCGTGCACTCATTTAGCTGCGTCATCTTGAGTCTGGCAAGTTTTCGCGTCTCATTATACATATCAtttctcttctccttctgaCCCCTAAACAGGACTGACAAATCAATTGGTTCCCGCCTCCCATACGACAACCGCGAAGATGAGAATGCCGAAGGGTCTCGAGTCTTCGCACGCTTCGGCTCTGAGGGATCAACTAGAAAAGCTTCGAGAATTGCAGTATCCCGGTGCAGATCTTGCTTTGGATGGCGATAGTCTTGACGTCGCTACTGTAGTCGCTGTTGCTCGTCATGGACTTACACCTCACGTCAAGAACGACCCGGAAATCCAGAAGAGGATTCTCCAGAGCATCCGGGTCCTTGACCACCACATCGATAGCGGGTGGGTTGTGTACGGCGTTAACACGGGTTTTGGCGGGAGTGCCGACTCACGGACGGAGCAACTCAAGAAACTCCAAATCTCGTTGCTACAGCACACGCAGAGCGCAATCATCACCGCCTCGGACTTGGCACGGGGCCAGGTCGACCAAGATGGACAATCACACGTCATCCCCTCCGCCTGGGTGAAGGCCGCCATGGTCGTCAGAGCCAACCAGAACCTTCGGGGTCACAGTGCCGTCAGGATCGCGGTTGTCGAAACCCTCCTCAGCCTGATCCAACACGACATCACACCCATGGTGCCCCTGCGAGGAACCATCTCGGCGTCTGGAGATTTAATGCCTCTATCCTACATTGCAGGAACACTGGTCGGAGACCCCAATATTTCGGTCACCGTCGGATCAGGCGATGACAGGAAGGTCATGCCCGCCTGCGATGCCTTGAAGCAATGCGGCATCCAGCCCGTTGAACTGCAGCCGAAGGAGGGTCTTGGCTTGATCAACGGAACTGCTCCCTCTGCCGCATTGGCTAGCCTGGTCATTCATGAAGCGAATCAACTTGCAGTAATCGCACAGGCGCTGACGGCATTCACTGCTGATTGTCTTCTCGGGAACGTTGAGTGGGCAAACGAGTTCATACACAGGATCCGACCCCACACCGGACAGGTGGAAGCAGCACGCAACATTCGAAGTTTCCTTCAGTCGTCGAGCTTCGTGGTTGGTCTCGACACCAAGAAGCGGACTGGACAGGGCCTGTGGCAAGATAGGTattcgacaaggacggcaccGCAGTGGATAGGCCCCTACCTCGAGGATCTTGCTCTTGCGCAACGCCAGGTTGAGGTGGAACTCAACTCGACATCCGACAACCCAGTCATTGATATCGGCATACACAACGACCATGCCGCTGGGGAAATTTACTCCGGAGGCAACTTTCAGGCAACTGCCATCACTTCTGCCATGGATAAGACAAGAACGGCGCTCCAGATGATCGGCCGCATGCTCTTTTCGCAGTGCTCAGAGTTAATCAACCCAGCGACGAACAACGGCCTCGATCCAAATCTGGTCTTTGGAGACCCCGATGAATCTTACACCATGAAGGGCATTGACGTCAACATGGGCGCTTACATGTCGGAACTGGCATCTCTTGCCCATCCCGTCTCTTCTCATATTCAGTCAGCAGAGATGCACAAT
Protein-coding sequences here:
- a CDS encoding Putative saf4/Yju2 protein is translated as MQGFNMGRYVPPDLEGTTSGNKLHGKHALGARASKLASSGILTVRFEMPYAIWCSTCPKPTIIGQGVRFNAEKKRVGSYHSTPVWQFRMRHADCGGWVEIQTDPQNTAYVVVSGAKKRDTGDDDNNNNNKTPGEGEMVIMTDEERQKLRSSAFASLEKTIEDREQLVRATERIDELEDMSKKRWDDPYARNKALRSTFRAGRHQRERDAAVGEALKDRMSLGIDLVPETEEDVRRARLVDFGPGDDDDAGDAGHKALSKPLFSSSAVGASDGKKNKQNKKTGGKDLPRGTPKAALLASKRRNDIVTEIVGNTRMARDPFLAEARAERTPARIPGLKRKREAEEGKGAREGTQKPVGDGGPSLPASRTLVGYGSESD
- a CDS encoding Putative ubiquitin-conjugating enzyme E2, ubiquitin-conjugating enzyme/RWD, giving the protein MSDYEVTLVNDNSNVRSRYIDRRPLTLTIKQGKSSMCDSRGLPRVTPFEGGVWKVHVELPDQYPYKSPSIGFVNRIFHPNIDELSGSVCLDVINQTWSPMFDMINIFEVFLPQLLRYPNPTDPLNGEAAALMIREPKSYDAKVKEYVQKYASKDAADEAGAESDDDDDMSSVGSFGDDDEEPAGRLDDV
- a CDS encoding Putative ketopantoate hydroxymethyltransferase, pyruvate kinase-like domain superfamily, whose product is MRQPQMRHSSHSPMGTPLANQRKKVTIGSLRNLYRKREPITVITAHDFPSAHVADHAGMDIILVGDSLAMVALGMEDTSEVVVDEMLLHCRSVARATKSAFTVGDLPMGSYEIAPEQALETAIRFVKEGRMQGVKLEGGKEMASTIRKITSAGIPVLGHVGLTPQRQNSLGGFRVQGKTSGGALKLLEDALAVQEAGAFAMVVEAVPAEVATLVTEKLSVPTIGIGAGNGCSGQVLVQVDMTGNFPPGRFLPKFVKKYGNVWGESLKAIETYRDEVKSRQYPAPEHTYPISREELEAFADTLEKL
- a CDS encoding Putative ubiquitin-like protein Atg12; protein product: MATDLTSPGIPRSGSASPAPATIPDRSTSPEIPLTMSASAILTAQPPDVASALASAGEYPSDKVVVKFKAVGNAPLLARGVAKISSTQTFHTVIWYLRKRLKLQESDSVFCYVNDSFAPSLDEIVGNLHSCFKDSSGQLVISYAMNPAFG
- a CDS encoding Putative aromatic amino acid lyase, L-Aspartase, phenylalanine/histidine ammonia-lyase, active, whose protein sequence is MRMPKGLESSHASALRDQLEKLRELQYPGADLALDGDSLDVATVVAVARHGLTPHVKNDPEIQKRILQSIRVLDHHIDSGWVVYGVNTGFGGSADSRTEQLKKLQISLLQHTQSAIITASDLARGQVDQDGQSHVIPSAWVKAAMVVRANQNLRGHSAVRIAVVETLLSLIQHDITPMVPLRGTISASGDLMPLSYIAGTLVGDPNISVTVGSGDDRKVMPACDALKQCGIQPVELQPKEGLGLINGTAPSAALASLVIHEANQLAVIAQALTAFTADCLLGNVEWANEFIHRIRPHTGQVEAARNIRSFLQSSSFVVGLDTKKRTGQGLWQDRYSTRTAPQWIGPYLEDLALAQRQVEVELNSTSDNPVIDIGIHNDHAAGEIYSGGNFQATAITSAMDKTRTALQMIGRMLFSQCSELINPATNNGLDPNLVFGDPDESYTMKGIDVNMGAYMSELASLAHPVSSHIQSAEMHNQGINSLAFLSGRRTMEAVDVLSHMCAAHLFVCCQAADLRDYHERFLSSTSMSAILNGNKLGLSSVHLTKLTFGLDDLIRSWWYEANKLSHVRRCSFVASKVTSHVMDLVMHGTIDFVSVKSVLDVQEKLRQSMEAWLEDPSNNPTTKESTSVDIDAVHLEGLGQGSALLFGIVRGKLGLPFHQGLREVQSSTIGRSVSQIYEAIRQGVVVPVLMPCLEADGQSLSAREGTPASSDASTGSVNGTGSV